CCGTATTCCAGAGACGGTTGTGATTGAATCGATGGGCCGCGGCGTATTGGATGCCCCGGTCAAGCCAGGTCAGGCCGGGGCATGACACCTGTGTCTAACGGCTTCTTTTGAACCGGCTGAACTGAAACGCCTGTGTCGACTGCCACGGCGTGTGATGCGTCTCGCTCCGCGTCTCGACCAGCTCGAAGTCGGGCCCGAGCTCGCTTGAAAGGCTTGCGCTGTCGTGCCGTTGCACCGGCAGGCCGCTGCATTTCTCCGGGCCGTCAGGCGCGAACGTCGCGATGATCACGTGTCCGCCCGGCACAATCGCCGACCGCAGATGCTCGACATAGGCCGCCCGGTCATGTGGATCGGTCAGGAAGTGAAACGCGGCGCGATCATGCCAGACGTCATAGCCCTTCACCGGCCGCCATGTGGTGGCGTCGGCGACGATCCAGTCGATTTTCGAGGCGGCCGTACCGATTCGCTTCTTGGCCGCATCGAGCGCATTGGCCGACAGATCCAGCACCGCGAGATTGCGATATCCGTCCTGCAGCAGCGCATCGACCAAGCGCGATGCGCCGCCGCCGACGTCGATGATGGCTGCGTTTTGATCGGGACTGGCCGCCCGGACCATCTCGAGCGAGATCGCCGGATTGTCCTGAAACCAGCTGACCTCGGCCTCGTCCTTGGTGGCGTAGACGTTCTGCCAGTGCGCCGTGCGGTCGGACATGGCGGCTCCCTCAGCGTCGTGCCATGCGGCCGCGGCAGAGCGAAGGAGAGACTATTCGTCCTTCTTCGACATCCGCTCGAGGCGCTCCTGCATGTCCTTCATCTGCTGGCGCAGGTCGTCGATGTTGGTGTCCGTCGCCGCCGGGGCGTTGGCATCGGGCTCCGGCTCCGGGGCTGTCGGGCGCCCCGTGGAGGGGGCGAATGGCTTGAACATCGAGAAGGTCTGCTGGAACAGCTCCATGTTGCGGCGGACCTGCTCTTCCAGTGGCGCGAAGGGCGTGCCGGACAGCGTGTTGGCGATCTGCTTGCGGAACTTTTCCTGCTCCTGGGTCAACGTCGCGATCGACTGCTCCAGATATTTCGGCACCACCATTTGCATGCTGTCGCCGTAGAAGCGGATCAGCTGGCGCAGGAAGGTGGTCGGCAGGAGGTTCTGGCCGGCCTTGTTCTCCTGCTCGAAGATGATCTGGGCGAGCACGGAGCGGGTGATGTCGTCGCCAGTTTTGGCGTCGTAGACCAGGAAATCTTCGCCGTCCTTGACCATGGCAGCGAGGTCTTCGAGCGTCACGTAGGTGCTCGTTCCGGTGTTGTAGAGCCGGCGGTTCGCGTATTTCTTGATCGTGGTGGGTTGGTCTGATTTCGCCATGGGCTCTCACTTGCAAGCGCGGAGAACAGGAACCTGCAGGGCTATGCCGCAGGGCGGGAAGAGTACGCAACGCAACAAAATAAGCATTTTCAAAGGGCTCACGCTACCGTTTTGTGCGGCACGGTTAATCGCGGAGCAAAATCTTGCTTGCGAAAGCGCCAAGAACGCTATTTTGAATGCGCTGCGGCATGAATTCGGTCGCCGGCCGATTGACATGCCTCAACGACGTTAACAGGATGGCTCACGAGACTGGCGAACGCTTTTCCAGCCCCGCCGCCCCCTCTACACAGAACCTCAAGCCTCAGGAGATGCCCATGTCAGACGATGTCGTCATCGTCAGCGCCGCCCGCACCCCGGTCGGAAGCTTCAACGGAGCCTTCGCGACCCTTCCCGCACACGACCTCGGCGCCGTCGCCATCAAGGCCGCGCTGGAGCGCGGCGGCATCGAGCCCGGTCGGGTCTCGGAAGTCATCATGGGCCAGATCCTGACCGCTGCCCAAGGCCAGAACCCTGCCCGCCAAGCCTCGATCGGTGCCGGTATTCCGGTGGAGAGCCCGGCCTGGGGTGTGAACCAGCTTTGCGGCTCGGGCCTGCGTACCGTCGCGCTCGGCTATCAGGCGCTGCTCAACGGCGATTCCGAGATCGTGGTCGCCGGCGGCCAGGAGTCCATGAGCATGGCTCCGCACGCCCAGTACCTGCGCGGCGGCGTCAAGATGGGCGCGGTCGAGTTCGTCGATACCATGATCAAGGACGGTTTGTGGGATGCCTTCAACGGCTACCACATGGGCAACACCGCCGAGAACGTCGCGCGGCAGTGGCAGATCACCCGTGCCCAGCAGGACGAGTTCGCGGTCGCCTCGCAGCAGAAGGCCGAAGCTGCGCAGAAGGCCGGCAAGTTCAACGACGAGATCGTCCCTGTCACCATCAAGACCCGCAAGGGCGACGTGGTCGTCAGCGCCGACGAATACCCGCGCCATGGCGCTACGATCGATGCGATGGCCAAGCTCAAGCCCGCCTTCGAGAAGGACGGCACGGTTACCGCAGGCTCGGCCTCCGGCATCAATGACGGCGCCGCCGCCGTGGTGCTGATGACCGCCAAGCAGGCCGCGAAGGAAGGCAAGAAGCCGCTCGCGCGCATCGTGTCCTGGGCGCAGGCCGGCGTCGATCCGAAGATCATGGGCTCTGGCCCGATCCCGGCTTCGCGCGCCGCGCTGAAGAAGGCCGGTTGGAGCGTCGGCGATCTCGATTTGATCGAGGCCAACGAGGCCTTCGCGGCGCAAGCCTGCGCCGTCAACAAGGACCTTGGTTGGGACACCTCCAAGGTCAACGTCAACGGCGGTGCGATCGCGATCGGCCATCCGGTCGGCGCGTCCGGCGCGCGCGTGCTGGTGACGCTGTTGCACGAAATGCAGAAGCGTGATTCGAAGAAGGGTCTTGCCACGCTGTGCATCGGCGGCGGCATGGGTATCGCGATGTGTCTCGCGCGCGACTAAAGCTGACATCTGACTGACGGGTGCGCTGCACACGTCAGTGAGTGCGTTGCACGCGATTAAAAAGGCAGCGGTTGCAAATCAAATATTCTTCGCAACCGCGCAAGCCTCGACTAAATACAAACGCCCGGCTCAACGCCGGGCGTTTTGTTCTTGATGTCCGTCAAACCAACCGCATAATCCATCGTTAAAAAGCGATCACCAGAAACGTCCGAAGAGTCCAAGGGAAGGAATACGATATGGCACGAGTTGCATTGGTGACGGGTGGTACGCGCGGCATCGGAGCTGCGATCAGCAAGGCGCTGAAAGCGGCGGGCTACAAGGTCGCGGCGAGCTACGCCGGCAATGATGCTGCGGCGGAGAAGTTCAAGGCCGAGACCGGTATTGCCGTCTACAAATGGGACGTCAGCAATTTCGATGCCTGCGCCGAAGGCGTGAAGAAGGTCGAGGCCGATCTCGGCCCGGTCGAGGTGCTGGTCAATAATGCCGGTATCACCCGCGATACGGCCTTCCACAAGATGACCCTCGAGCAGTGGAACGCCGTCATCAACACCAATCTCGGCTCGCTGTTCAACATGACGCGGCAGGTGATCGAGGGCATGCGTTCGCGCAAGTTCGGCCGCATCATCTCGATCTCGTCGATCAACGGCCAGAAGGGCCAGTTCGGCCAGGTCAACTATTCCGCGGCGAAGGCCGGCGACATCGGCTTCACCAAGGCGCTCGCGCTCGAGAACGCCAAGGGCGGCATTACCGTCAACGCGATCTGCCCCGGCTACATCAACACCGAAATGGTGCAGGCCGTGCCGAAGGAGGTCCTGGAGAAGAGCGTGATCCCGCAGATTCCGGTCGCTCGCCTCGGCGAGCCCGAGGAGATCGCGCGCGCGGTCGTGTTCCTTGCTGCCGACGAAGCCGGTTTCATCACGGGCTCGACGATGACCATCAATGGCGGTCAGTATCAGGCCTGACGGGACATCAAGCCTGTAGCGCTGAGCGAGACAAGGCGATAGTGAAGACGCAAATGCCCGGCCTCGTGCCGGGCATAAGCGTCCTCAGAGCCTTTTGATCGATGACCCCGCGCGCTGCCACACTGATCGGATTGACCGCCATCCTGATGTGGTCGCTGCTGTCAGTGATGACGGTGGCGACCGGCAAAATCCCGGCGTTCCAGCTCGCCGCCATGACGTTCGCAATTGGTGGCCTCGTCGGGCTGTTCACCTGGATCGGCCGCGGTGACGCCGCGAAGAGCCTGCGTCAGCCGCTGGTCGTGTGGATCGTCGGCGTCGGTGGCCTGTTCGGTTATCACGCGCTGTATTTCCTCGCCCTGCGCTTCGCGCCGCCGGCCGAAGCCGGCCTTCTCAATTACATGTGGCCGCTGCTGATCGTGCTGTTCTCGTCCTTCCTGCCGGGCGAGCGGCTCGCCATGCATCACGTCATCGGCGCGGTGCTCGGCCTCATCGGCACGGTGTTGCTGTTTGCCGGCAATACGTCGGGCTTCGCGCCGGGCGCGGTGCCCGGCTTGATTGCGGCCTTCATCGCCGCCTTCGTCTGGGCGACCTATTCGGTGCTGTCGCGGCGATTGAAGGCAGTGCCGACCGATGCGGTCGCCGGCTTCTGCCTCGCCACATCGCTGCTCGCAGTGCTGATGCATGGTCTGCTCGAAACCACGGTTTGGCCCGAGACCATTTTGCAGTGGTTCGCGGTGATCGGGCTCGGCATCGGCCCGGTTGGTGCGGCTTTCTACGCGTGGGACATCGGTATGAAGCGCGGTGACATCCGCGTGCTCGGCGCCGCGTCTTACGCGACGCCGCTGCTGTCGACCGGATTCCTCATCGCTGCCGGCTTCGCAAAGGCCAGCGCCAACATCGCAGTCGCCGCCATCCTGATCGCCGGCGGTGGCCTAATCGCAGCGAAGGACATGGTGCTTCGGAAGCGGTGATGGCTGGCTAGGGCTCCCAGCCCTTCGGCGCGAGCTCGAACTTTGCGAACTCGAACGCCGGCGCGACGGTGCAACCGACCAGCGTCCATTCGCCTGTGGTCTCCGCCATCTGCCAGGCGTGCGCCGGCACGATCGCCTGCGGCCGCTCGCCCCTCACGAGATCGGTGCCGAGCCGCACCTCATGCTGCGAGCAGCCCTCATGGGCGATGCGAAGCGTCAAGGGGCTGCCGGAATAATAGTGCCAGGTCTCGACCGCATCGATCCGGTGCCAGTGCGAGCGCTCGCCGCGCGCGAGCAGGAAGTAGATCAGGGTCGAGCGCGACCGGCCGTTGGCGTCGGTGGTCTGGTCGCGAAAGGTCTCGCGGTAATGGCCGCCCTCGGGATGCGGGCGGAGTTCGAGGCGCGCGATGATCTCGGCTGCGGTCGGCATCGATCCCCGTCAGGATTTAGTCTTCAGGACGTGTGCTTCGGGACTTGGGCTTCAGGACTTGTTCTTGCGCTCGCGCAGCTCCCCGAACACTGCGGCGGCATCCGCGCCCTTCATGTGTAGCCTGGCTGCGACCGACGGTTCATCGGCTCGCAGGAACACGTTTGCTCGCTTCTCATCACCAAGCAGTGAGGGAATCGTCGGCTTGTTCTCCGCCCGCAGCCTCGCAACCTCCGTCGCCCGCGCCTGGAGCGCCGCATTGTCGGGCTCCACCGTGAGCGCGAATTTGACATTCGACGCCGTGTATTCGTGACCGCAATAGAGCTTGAAATCGTCGGGCAGAGCACGCAGCTTCAACAGCGAGTCCCACATCATCGGATAGTTGCCCTCGAATACGCGGCCGCAGCCGATCGAGAACAGCGTGTCGGCGGCGAACAGCGTCTTCTCGGTGTCGAACACGTAGGAGATGTGGTCGAGCGTATGGCCGGGCGTCTCCAGCACGCGCCCCAGCAGCTTGCCGACCTTGACCACGTCGCCATTGGCGACGCGCAGATCGACGTTTGCGATCTTCGTCGTCTTGTCATGCGGCGCGACGACGCGGCAATTGTATTTCTGCTTGAGCTCGGCCACCCCGCCGACGTGATCGCCATGATGGTGGGTGATCAGGATGTCGGTGAGCTGCCAGCCCTCGCGCTCCAGCGCCTTGATGATGGGGCCGGCTTCGGGGGCGTCGATCGACGCGGTTGCCTTGGTCTCCACATCGTGGATCAGATAACCGAAATTGTCGTTTAAACAGTTGAAAGTACGAATTTCGGCGGCCATGACATCTCCATCGCGCTCAGCCCCGCCAGACAAATATGGCGTTAACGTTGCGCAGGCAATGCAATATTCCGCGCGCAGCGGCCACCTCGTGCATGTTACATTGCCGTCATGACCATCGACGTCGTCGACCTCAGAGAATTCTATTCCCGCCGCCTCGGCATCGTGGCGCGACAGATGATCAATCGCGGCATCAGGGAACGCTGGCCGGGCGCGGAGGGCCAGCGCGTGCTCGGCATCGGCTATCCGACGCCCTATCTCGGGCTGTTCCGCGAGGACGCGGAGCGCTGCATCGCCTTCATGCCGGCAGCACAGGGCGTGTTGAAATGGCCGACGGGGCGGCCCGCGCTGGCCGCACTGGTCGACGAGTTCTCGCTGCCGCTCCCGGACGCCGCGGTGGACCGCATCCTGCTGGTCCATGCGCTGGAGATGTCGGATGATCCGGCCGCGCTGCTGCGCGAGGTCTGGCGCGTGCTGTCGCCCTCCGGACGCGTCATTGCGGTGATTCCGAACCGGCGCGGGGTCTGGACGCGCAGCGACAACACGCCGTTCGGCCACGGCCGTCCTTATTCACGCTCGCAGATCACGGACCTCTTGCGCCAGACCTGGTTCACGCCAACAGGCTGGGGCGAGGCGCTGTTCATGCCGCCTTATGCCGGCCGCTGGGTGCTGAAATCGGCGCAGATGTGGGAGCGCGCCGGAGCGGCGCTGTCGCTGCCGTTCGCCGGCGTCCACATCGTCGAGGCGACCAAGCAGGTCTATCGCGCGATCCCGGCCAAACGCGAACGTGCCAGGCTGATTCCCTCGTTGGCGAAGCCGGTGCTGGTGCCGTCCTCGACCACGATGAGGCGGGGCTAAAAGCAAATCGTCCCGGCGAGGCCGGGACGATCGCAATCCATCAAGGTCGCAGGTCGGGCTTACTCGCCCGGGGCAAGATCGTCGCTGGTTGCGGCCGGAGCTGCCTCGCGCTCGGGACGCGGGCCGTTATGCGGCCGCCGCCGCCGCCGCGGATAACGCTCGCCACCGCCGCCATTGCCACCTTCGAAGCCGCCCGGCGCACCGTTGGTCTGCGGCTGCGCACCGGTGATGAAGGACGGCAGGCGATCGACGCTGCCGGCGTCGGCGACGACAGGCTGCGGCTGGTTCGGAGGCTGCGGCTGCTGATGATATTGCGGCTGCGGACGATGCTCGCGCTCGCGATGTTCGCGCGGCTGCTGATCGCGCTGATAGGGCTGCTGGTTCTCGCGATTGTCGCGCGGCTGGTAGTCACGCTGGTGATCGCGCTGGCCGTCGCGGTCGCGCATGAAGGGCTGCTGCTGCGGCGGCTGCGGAACGAAGCCGGGTTCCTGGCCGAAGGCCGAGAAATTCTCGCCGTCGTCCTCGCCGTCATCGCTGCTGGTGCTGATGGGCTCGTCGCCGCGCGGCTGCTGGTTCTGGCGGAACTGCTCCTGGGCCGCCGCGATCAGGCGGAAATAATGCTCGGCGTGCTGGTAGTAGTTCTCGGCGGCAACCGGGTCGCCCGAGGAACGCGCGTCACGTGCAAGCTGAAGATATTTTTCGGCGATGTGGGAGGCGGTGCCGCGGATCTTGATGTCGGGGCCGTTCGATTCGTAGACCCGGGTCATCGGGTTCTGGCCACGTCGGTTGTTGTTATTGTTGTTATTGTTGCGGTTGCGCATCCGCTGCTTGTTCTGACCGTTTCTCATGTCCTGCCTTTAATTCCAGCCCTAAAGGTTGCACGCATTACTGATTGCTAGGAGTGACCTGCCGACAGCGGTTCACAGGCCTCGCGCGCACCGCGCGCAAGGGCGGCTTGAACCCTGCCAATGTTCGTCGACCGTCGCGTTCAACAAAGACGCGTTCCCCACCCGCCAGCATTCTTTGCCAGCGAACCCATTCATATCGCCTGCCGAAACAAGCCCAGCTTTGTTGCGTAAGTCTTCAAGCGCAATATCAGGCTTTCGTTCACGTTGCGGTCGGAGAGCAGCGCAGCTCCAATGGCCATCGCGCTCAACAGGACCTGCGGCTTGGAACCTATAATCAGTAAAGCTCTCGCCCGAGAGCCCGGCTTTCGCCCGTAGGTCTACGGGGCCGGCACCGATGTGTTGACCGGAACGTAGTCGTTCCCACGGGATATTCCAAGAGGTTTTTTCGAGCCCAATCCGGCTTTTATGGGGGCATTTTTCGGGCCGAGACGGCCCTTGGAATGCCCCCCAGGTCTGCCTTAGGGGGCCTGTCGATCGATAACGCGGCGGCTGCCATCAAGGTTTCAATATTCCCGGCCTGGCCCTGGCCCGCCTCGACGATCAGGGCTCCGCCGGGGATGAGCAGGCCGGCGGCCTGGGGAATCAGGGCGCGGTAGGCATCGTATCCGTCATTGCCGCCATCCAGCGCCAGATGCGGATCGTGCTCGCGGACCTCGATGCCCAATTTCGGAATCTCCCCTGCGGGAATATAGGGCGGGTTCGACACGATCAGATCGAACGGGCCGCGAAGGGCCGCTGCGTAGGAGCAGGCGACGAAGTGGGCGCGATCGGCAAGGCCCAGGGCGGCGGCATTGCCTCTGGCGGTATGAAGCGCGGTCAGGCTGAGATCGGTGCCGACACCGAAGGCATCGGGAATCTCGTGCAGCAGCGCAAGCAGGATCGCGCCGGATCCGGTGCCGATATCGGCAATGCGCGGCGGATGGGAGGCGCCGTGCTCGCGAAAATGCTCGAGGGCACGCTCGACCACCGTCTCGGTATCAGGGCGGGGGACCAGGGTCGCTTCCGACAAACGAAACGGCAGGCCCCAAAATTCCCTGGTGCCGAGAATGCGGGCGACCGGCTCATGTGCGAGCCTTCGCTGCGCGTAGCCCTCGAGCCGCGCAGCCTCCTCTGGCGTGAGCTGTCGGTCCGCCTGCCTGATCAGGCCAGTCAGATCGAGTCCCAGCGCCCCACCGACGAGCAGGCGTGCATCGAGGGACGGCTCCTCGATGCCGGCTGCTTGCAGCAGCATCGAGAGCGCGCGCCGGGCGCTCTCGATGCTCTGTCCGGAATCGAAGCCTGTCGCCAAGGGAACCATCCTGCCTGGCATCGTGGATAGATCGGCTGCCTCGCTTGCGTCAACGGAAAGGAGCGCGTTTGATCGCACCGCGCAGCGAGGGAGGGACATCCATGACCGCCTATGACGATCAGAATGTCTTTGCGAAGGTCCTGCGCGGCGAGATTCCCTGCTTCGAGGTGTTCAGGGACGAGCGCAGCCTCGCCTTCCTGGACATCATGCCGCGCTCGCCCGGGCATGCGCTGGTCATCCCAAGGGCGCCGGCGCGCGGCATTCTCGACATCACCGACGACGATCTCGCCGCGGTTATCAGGACCGCCAGGCGGATCGCCGTTGCCGCGATGAAGGCGTTCGACGCCGAGGGCATCATCCTGCAGCAATTCAGCGAGCCGGCCAGCGGGCAGGTGGTGTTTCACCTGCACATGCACGTGATGCCGGTCAGGGCCGGCGTCGAGCTGCTGCCGGCACAGACCCGCAAGGAAGACATGGCCGTGCTCGCCGATCACGCCAAGCGGTTGATCGCGGCGCTTGCGAGTTAAACGCCGAGATAGCGCTGGAGCAGCTCGGGCTGGGCCTTGAGCTCCTGCGCCGGCCCCTCATGCACGATGTGGCCGTTGTTGATGATGTAGATCCTGCTCGCCAGCGCCAGTGTCGCCGCCAGGTTCTGCTCGACCAGCACGATGGTCTGGCCGGCGGCCGCGAGCTCGCGGCAAGCCTTGACGAGGTCGTGGACGATGACCGGCGCCAGTCCCTCGAACGGCTCGTCCAGCAGCACAATCTTGGGATCGCGCACCAGCGCGCGGGCGATCGCCAGCATCTGCTGTTCGCCGCCGGAGAGCTCGGTGCCGCGGTTGCTGCGCCGCTCCTTCAGCCGCGGAAACATCTCGTAGATGCGGCCGAGCGGCCAGCGCTTTGGCGCCGTGATGCCGGCAAGGAGGATGTTCTCCTCCACCGACAGGCTGCCGAAGATGCGGCGCTCCTCGTGCACGAGCTGCATGCCGGCTTGCGCGATCTTGTGGCTCCGGCGGCCGGCGATGTCGATGCCGTCGAACTTCACGCTGCCGCTGCGCGGGGGCACCACGCCCATCAGGCTCTTCAGTGTCGTGCTCTTGCCGGCGCCGTTGCGGCCGAGCAGCGCCACCACCTCGTGACGTTCGACATGCATGGCGACGTCGAACAGGATGTGCGAGTCCCCGTAATAGCTGTTCAGGCCATGGACCTCGATCAGGCTCATGCGGCGATCTCTCCGTGCACGCCGCCGAGATAGGCTTCCTGCACCGCGGCGTTGGTCTTGATTTCCTCGGGCGTACCGGAGACCAGCACGCGGCCCTCCTGCAGCACCGTCACGCGCTCGACGAGCTCGAACAGCGAATCCATGTCGTGATCGATGATGATCATGGTTCGGCCGCGCGCGATCGATTTGAGCAGCTTGACGGTCTCGATCCGCTCGCGCGGGCTCATGCCGGCGAGCGGCTCGTCAAGCAGCAGGAGGCGCGGGGACGTCGCGAGCGCGAGCCCGATCTCCAGCCGGCGCTTCTCGCCATAGGCAAGCTCGGA
This genomic interval from Bradyrhizobium guangzhouense contains the following:
- the prmC gene encoding peptide chain release factor N(5)-glutamine methyltransferase gives rise to the protein MVPLATGFDSGQSIESARRALSMLLQAAGIEEPSLDARLLVGGALGLDLTGLIRQADRQLTPEEAARLEGYAQRRLAHEPVARILGTREFWGLPFRLSEATLVPRPDTETVVERALEHFREHGASHPPRIADIGTGSGAILLALLHEIPDAFGVGTDLSLTALHTARGNAAALGLADRAHFVACSYAAALRGPFDLIVSNPPYIPAGEIPKLGIEVREHDPHLALDGGNDGYDAYRALIPQAAGLLIPGGALIVEAGQGQAGNIETLMAAAALSIDRPPKADLGGIPRAVSARKMPP
- a CDS encoding HIT domain-containing protein gives rise to the protein MTAYDDQNVFAKVLRGEIPCFEVFRDERSLAFLDIMPRSPGHALVIPRAPARGILDITDDDLAAVIRTARRIAVAAMKAFDAEGIILQQFSEPASGQVVFHLHMHVMPVRAGVELLPAQTRKEDMAVLADHAKRLIAALAS
- the phbB gene encoding acetoacetyl-CoA reductase; this encodes MARVALVTGGTRGIGAAISKALKAAGYKVAASYAGNDAAAEKFKAETGIAVYKWDVSNFDACAEGVKKVEADLGPVEVLVNNAGITRDTAFHKMTLEQWNAVINTNLGSLFNMTRQVIEGMRSRKFGRIISISSINGQKGQFGQVNYSAAKAGDIGFTKALALENAKGGITVNAICPGYINTEMVQAVPKEVLEKSVIPQIPVARLGEPEEIARAVVFLAADEAGFITGSTMTINGGQYQA
- a CDS encoding cupin domain-containing protein, whose amino-acid sequence is MPTAAEIIARLELRPHPEGGHYRETFRDQTTDANGRSRSTLIYFLLARGERSHWHRIDAVETWHYYSGSPLTLRIAHEGCSQHEVRLGTDLVRGERPQAIVPAHAWQMAETTGEWTLVGCTVAPAFEFAKFELAPKGWEP
- the yddG gene encoding aromatic amino acid exporter YddG, producing MTPRAATLIGLTAILMWSLLSVMTVATGKIPAFQLAAMTFAIGGLVGLFTWIGRGDAAKSLRQPLVVWIVGVGGLFGYHALYFLALRFAPPAEAGLLNYMWPLLIVLFSSFLPGERLAMHHVIGAVLGLIGTVLLFAGNTSGFAPGAVPGLIAAFIAAFVWATYSVLSRRLKAVPTDAVAGFCLATSLLAVLMHGLLETTVWPETILQWFAVIGLGIGPVGAAFYAWDIGMKRGDIRVLGAASYATPLLSTGFLIAAGFAKASANIAVAAILIAGGGLIAAKDMVLRKR
- the gloB gene encoding hydroxyacylglutathione hydrolase, producing the protein MAAEIRTFNCLNDNFGYLIHDVETKATASIDAPEAGPIIKALEREGWQLTDILITHHHGDHVGGVAELKQKYNCRVVAPHDKTTKIANVDLRVANGDVVKVGKLLGRVLETPGHTLDHISYVFDTEKTLFAADTLFSIGCGRVFEGNYPMMWDSLLKLRALPDDFKLYCGHEYTASNVKFALTVEPDNAALQARATEVARLRAENKPTIPSLLGDEKRANVFLRADEPSVAARLHMKGADAAAVFGELRERKNKS
- the phaR gene encoding polyhydroxyalkanoate synthesis repressor PhaR; its protein translation is MAKSDQPTTIKKYANRRLYNTGTSTYVTLEDLAAMVKDGEDFLVYDAKTGDDITRSVLAQIIFEQENKAGQNLLPTTFLRQLIRFYGDSMQMVVPKYLEQSIATLTQEQEKFRKQIANTLSGTPFAPLEEQVRRNMELFQQTFSMFKPFAPSTGRPTAPEPEPDANAPAATDTNIDDLRQQMKDMQERLERMSKKDE
- a CDS encoding acetyl-CoA C-acetyltransferase → MSDDVVIVSAARTPVGSFNGAFATLPAHDLGAVAIKAALERGGIEPGRVSEVIMGQILTAAQGQNPARQASIGAGIPVESPAWGVNQLCGSGLRTVALGYQALLNGDSEIVVAGGQESMSMAPHAQYLRGGVKMGAVEFVDTMIKDGLWDAFNGYHMGNTAENVARQWQITRAQQDEFAVASQQKAEAAQKAGKFNDEIVPVTIKTRKGDVVVSADEYPRHGATIDAMAKLKPAFEKDGTVTAGSASGINDGAAAVVLMTAKQAAKEGKKPLARIVSWAQAGVDPKIMGSGPIPASRAALKKAGWSVGDLDLIEANEAFAAQACAVNKDLGWDTSKVNVNGGAIAIGHPVGASGARVLVTLLHEMQKRDSKKGLATLCIGGGMGIAMCLARD
- a CDS encoding DUF4167 domain-containing protein, whose product is MRNGQNKQRMRNRNNNNNNNNRRGQNPMTRVYESNGPDIKIRGTASHIAEKYLQLARDARSSGDPVAAENYYQHAEHYFRLIAAAQEQFRQNQQPRGDEPISTSSDDGEDDGENFSAFGQEPGFVPQPPQQQPFMRDRDGQRDHQRDYQPRDNRENQQPYQRDQQPREHREREHRPQPQYHQQPQPPNQPQPVVADAGSVDRLPSFITGAQPQTNGAPGGFEGGNGGGGERYPRRRRRPHNGPRPEREAAPAATSDDLAPGE
- a CDS encoding class I SAM-dependent methyltransferase codes for the protein MSDRTAHWQNVYATKDEAEVSWFQDNPAISLEMVRAASPDQNAAIIDVGGGASRLVDALLQDGYRNLAVLDLSANALDAAKKRIGTAASKIDWIVADATTWRPVKGYDVWHDRAAFHFLTDPHDRAAYVEHLRSAIVPGGHVIIATFAPDGPEKCSGLPVQRHDSASLSSELGPDFELVETRSETHHTPWQSTQAFQFSRFKRSR
- a CDS encoding methyltransferase domain-containing protein; translation: MTIDVVDLREFYSRRLGIVARQMINRGIRERWPGAEGQRVLGIGYPTPYLGLFREDAERCIAFMPAAQGVLKWPTGRPALAALVDEFSLPLPDAAVDRILLVHALEMSDDPAALLREVWRVLSPSGRVIAVIPNRRGVWTRSDNTPFGHGRPYSRSQITDLLRQTWFTPTGWGEALFMPPYAGRWVLKSAQMWERAGAALSLPFAGVHIVEATKQVYRAIPAKRERARLIPSLAKPVLVPSSTTMRRG
- a CDS encoding ABC transporter ATP-binding protein, with protein sequence MSLIEVHGLNSYYGDSHILFDVAMHVERHEVVALLGRNGAGKSTTLKSLMGVVPPRSGSVKFDGIDIAGRRSHKIAQAGMQLVHEERRIFGSLSVEENILLAGITAPKRWPLGRIYEMFPRLKERRSNRGTELSGGEQQMLAIARALVRDPKIVLLDEPFEGLAPVIVHDLVKACRELAAAGQTIVLVEQNLAATLALASRIYIINNGHIVHEGPAQELKAQPELLQRYLGV